From Pandoraea vervacti, the proteins below share one genomic window:
- the rpoZ gene encoding DNA-directed RNA polymerase subunit omega, which translates to MARITVEDCLKQIPNRFELALAATYRARQLAQGHTPKLENNKDKPTVVALREIAAGQVGIEMLKKVPL; encoded by the coding sequence ATGGCCCGAATTACCGTTGAAGACTGCCTGAAACAAATTCCGAATCGCTTCGAGCTCGCTCTCGCTGCGACCTACCGCGCCCGCCAACTGGCGCAAGGTCACACGCCGAAGCTCGAGAACAACAAGGACAAGCCGACTGTCGTCGCGCTGCGCGAAATCGCGGCCGGTCAGGTTGGCATCGAGATGCTCAAGAAAGTGCCGCTCTGA
- the rph gene encoding ribonuclease PH has product MTQITRPDGRAQDALRPVRITRQYTRYAEGSVLIECGDTKVICTASVEEKVPGFLRDSGQGWLTAEYGMLPRATHTRGDREAARGKQSGRTQEIQRLIGRSLRAVFDLEKFGARTLQIDCDVIQADGGTRCASITGAFVAAHDAVSKLIADGKLETSPIRAHVAAVSVGLYQGQPVLDLNYAEDSACDTDMNVIMTSAGGFVEIQGTAEGEPFTRAQSNVLLDLADAGIRQLIDAQKRALGV; this is encoded by the coding sequence ATGACCCAGATCACCCGCCCGGACGGCCGTGCGCAAGACGCACTGCGCCCCGTGCGCATCACCCGCCAATACACCCGCTACGCCGAAGGTTCCGTGCTGATCGAATGCGGCGACACCAAGGTCATCTGCACGGCCAGCGTCGAAGAGAAAGTACCGGGTTTTCTGCGCGATTCGGGCCAGGGCTGGCTGACCGCCGAGTACGGCATGCTGCCGCGCGCCACGCACACACGCGGCGATCGCGAAGCCGCCCGTGGCAAGCAAAGCGGACGCACGCAGGAAATCCAGCGCCTGATCGGCCGCTCGCTGCGCGCCGTCTTCGATCTCGAAAAGTTCGGTGCGCGCACCCTCCAGATCGACTGCGACGTCATCCAGGCCGATGGCGGCACCCGTTGCGCGTCGATTACCGGCGCGTTCGTGGCGGCACACGACGCCGTCTCGAAGCTCATCGCCGACGGCAAGCTCGAAACGTCCCCGATCCGTGCCCATGTCGCCGCGGTCTCCGTCGGCCTGTATCAGGGCCAGCCGGTACTCGACCTCAATTACGCCGAAGACTCGGCGTGCGACACCGACATGAACGTCATCATGACGAGCGCAGGCGGTTTCGTCGAAATTCAGGGCACGGCCGAAGGCGAGCCGTTCACGCGTGCGCAAAGCAATGTGCTGCTCGATCTGGCCGACGCCGGCATCCGTCAACTGATCGACGCGCAAAAGCGCGCCCTCGGAGTCTGA
- the greB gene encoding transcription elongation factor GreB, with translation MNKAFVKEDNGDDDDLDAGAPEIPAGTKNYITPAGYRRLKDELLDLIDNQRPEVVKIVSWAASNGDRSENGDYIYGKRRLREIDRRIRFLTRRLDNAEVVDTRRQENVDQVFFGAQVTYADGKGDEHTIMIVGIDEVDLERGHVSWISPIARAITKSKIGDTVPLRTPAGLDQIEILDVRYPPSE, from the coding sequence ATGAACAAGGCCTTCGTCAAGGAAGATAACGGCGACGACGACGATCTCGACGCCGGCGCCCCGGAGATTCCGGCGGGCACCAAGAACTACATTACGCCTGCGGGCTATCGTCGGTTGAAGGACGAACTGCTCGATCTGATCGACAACCAGCGTCCCGAAGTGGTGAAAATCGTGTCCTGGGCGGCGTCCAATGGCGACCGCTCGGAGAACGGCGACTATATCTACGGCAAGCGGCGTCTGCGGGAAATCGATCGTCGCATTCGCTTTCTGACGCGACGTCTGGATAACGCCGAAGTGGTCGACACGCGTCGTCAGGAAAACGTCGATCAGGTGTTTTTCGGCGCACAGGTGACCTATGCCGACGGCAAGGGCGACGAGCACACGATCATGATCGTCGGGATCGACGAGGTCGATCTGGAACGCGGGCACGTCAGCTGGATTTCACCGATCGCCCGGGCCATTACCAAGTCGAAGATCGGCGACACCGTACCGCTGCGCACGCCGGCCGGACTCGATCAGATCGAGATTCTCGACGTGCGCTATCCGCCCTCGGAATAG
- the gmk gene encoding guanylate kinase gives MSSQSHPPQPPLHAEYPGNLFMVVAPSGAGKSTLVNALLAQDRDVRLSISCTTRAPRANEKEGVHYNFISVEEFLERRKRGEFLESAEVHGNYYGTSRVWIEEQMREGRDVLLEIDWQGAQQVRKRFSNAVGIFILPPSIEALEERLKKRGTDEPKVIARRLLAAGGEIAHAPEADFIIINDEFQRALDQLQSVFTAVRLRFASQYARHKTLFTDLDIHAPNEHE, from the coding sequence ATGTCCTCGCAATCACACCCCCCGCAGCCCCCCTTGCACGCCGAGTATCCCGGCAATCTGTTCATGGTGGTCGCCCCCTCGGGCGCGGGCAAGTCCACGCTGGTGAACGCACTGCTCGCGCAGGATCGCGACGTTCGCCTGTCGATCTCGTGCACCACGCGTGCGCCGCGTGCGAACGAAAAAGAAGGCGTGCATTACAACTTCATCTCCGTCGAGGAATTTCTGGAGCGTCGCAAGCGCGGCGAGTTTCTGGAGAGTGCCGAAGTCCACGGCAACTATTACGGCACCTCGCGCGTGTGGATCGAAGAACAGATGCGCGAGGGCCGCGATGTCTTGCTGGAAATCGACTGGCAAGGTGCGCAGCAGGTGCGCAAGCGCTTCTCGAATGCCGTCGGCATTTTCATTTTGCCGCCGTCCATCGAAGCGCTCGAAGAGCGGTTGAAAAAGCGCGGCACGGACGAGCCGAAGGTCATTGCGCGACGCCTGCTCGCTGCCGGTGGCGAGATCGCGCATGCGCCGGAGGCGGATTTCATCATCATCAATGACGAATTCCAGCGCGCGCTCGACCAACTGCAATCGGTGTTCACGGCAGTGCGCCTGCGCTTTGCTTCGCAGTACGCACGTCACAAGACGCTGTTCACCGATCTGGACATCCACGCACCGAACGAACACGAGTAA
- a CDS encoding YicC/YloC family endoribonuclease has translation MKDNNIYSMTGYASVTRDIAHADGAAGASVSVELRTVNSRFLDLAFRMPEEARACEPVLREALTGKLSRGKVDIRINVQRPESGANGALNLDAVKQLADLEQQVLAIFPDAERMRTGEILRWPGVLGEESVTAEALRDAVIDAGRAAIGDLVEVRKREGAQLKASLIERIEKMETILTGLQPLVPELIARHQQKIVDRLQEALGIVVPEGSAAPGKEEIAERIRQEVTMYGVRIDVAEELTRLDAHLKETRHILDKGGLVGKRLDFMMQELNREANTLGSKAASKELADASMELKLYIEQMREQVQNLE, from the coding sequence ATGAAAGACAACAACATCTACAGTATGACCGGCTACGCCAGCGTCACGCGCGACATTGCGCATGCCGATGGAGCCGCAGGCGCGAGCGTGTCGGTCGAATTACGTACGGTCAATTCCCGCTTTCTGGATCTGGCATTTCGCATGCCCGAAGAAGCGCGTGCGTGCGAGCCCGTGCTGCGTGAAGCGCTCACCGGCAAACTCTCGCGCGGCAAGGTCGATATCCGCATCAACGTCCAACGTCCGGAGAGCGGCGCCAACGGTGCGCTCAATCTCGACGCCGTCAAACAACTCGCCGATCTCGAACAGCAGGTGCTTGCGATTTTCCCCGATGCCGAGCGCATGCGCACGGGCGAGATTCTGCGCTGGCCGGGCGTGCTCGGCGAGGAGTCGGTGACGGCCGAAGCGCTGCGCGATGCCGTGATCGACGCCGGTCGCGCGGCCATCGGCGATCTCGTCGAAGTGCGCAAGCGCGAAGGCGCGCAGCTCAAGGCGAGCCTGATTGAGCGCATCGAAAAGATGGAAACGATTCTCACGGGCCTGCAACCGCTCGTGCCGGAGCTGATTGCGCGCCATCAGCAGAAGATCGTGGACCGTCTGCAGGAAGCGCTGGGCATCGTCGTGCCGGAAGGCTCGGCTGCCCCTGGCAAGGAAGAAATCGCAGAACGTATTCGTCAGGAAGTGACAATGTATGGCGTGCGTATCGACGTGGCGGAAGAGCTCACGCGTCTCGATGCCCACCTGAAGGAAACCCGCCATATCCTCGACAAGGGAGGATTGGTGGGCAAACGGCTCGACTTCATGATGCAGGAGCTCAATCGCGAAGCGAATACGCTCGGCTCGAAGGCGGCCTCGAAGGAACTCGCCGATGCGTCGATGGAGCTCAAGCTCTACATCGAGCAGATGCGCGAGCAAGTGCAGAACCTGGAGTAA
- a CDS encoding pirin family protein codes for MTDSTSPFLAVLKPHLSDIGAFTVQRSLPSLAFKTVGPFIFFDHMGPATLSPGQGMDVRPHPHIGLATVTYLFDGEIWHRDSLGSDQRITPGAVNWMTAGRGIVHSERTPHDVRERGGDVHGIQTWVALPQADEETEPSFSHHEAASLPDIFLPGVHMRLILGEAFGEKAPVKVFSPIFYLAVDMEPCAAFVLPPEYAERAIYTVQGEVTANDETLPEHRMGVLAQGGDVRIVAGDKPVRLMLLGGAPLDGERFIFWNFVSSSRERIEQAKAAWTAQEMGKVPGETEWIPLPERKPSAN; via the coding sequence ATGACTGATTCCACGAGTCCCTTCCTTGCCGTGCTCAAGCCGCACCTGAGCGACATCGGCGCTTTCACCGTGCAACGCAGCCTGCCGAGTCTGGCGTTCAAGACCGTCGGCCCGTTCATTTTCTTCGACCATATGGGCCCGGCCACGCTTTCACCCGGGCAGGGCATGGACGTGCGGCCGCATCCGCACATCGGGCTGGCGACCGTCACCTATTTGTTCGATGGTGAAATCTGGCACCGGGACAGCCTCGGCAGCGACCAGCGCATCACGCCAGGGGCGGTGAACTGGATGACCGCCGGGCGCGGCATCGTGCACTCCGAGCGCACGCCGCACGACGTGCGCGAGCGTGGTGGCGACGTGCATGGCATCCAGACGTGGGTGGCGTTGCCGCAAGCGGACGAAGAGACCGAGCCCTCGTTTTCGCATCATGAGGCGGCGTCGCTGCCCGACATCTTCCTGCCGGGCGTTCACATGCGTCTGATTCTCGGAGAAGCATTCGGCGAGAAGGCCCCGGTGAAGGTGTTCTCGCCGATCTTCTATCTGGCCGTCGACATGGAGCCGTGTGCGGCGTTCGTGTTGCCGCCCGAATACGCGGAACGCGCGATCTACACGGTGCAGGGCGAGGTGACGGCGAACGACGAGACGCTGCCGGAACACCGCATGGGGGTGCTCGCGCAAGGAGGGGACGTGCGCATCGTGGCGGGCGACAAGCCGGTCCGGCTGATGCTGCTCGGCGGCGCACCGCTGGATGGCGAGCGCTTCATCTTCTGGAACTTCGTATCGTCGAGCCGTGAGCGCATCGAGCAGGCAAAAGCCGCGTGGACCGCCCAGGAGATGGGCAAGGTGCCGGGGGAGACGGAATGGATTCCGTTGCCGGAGCGCAAGCCGTCGGCGAACTGA
- a CDS encoding RelA/SpoT family protein translates to MSHAKSPAASIAADEPKAGEPKPERKKKKGESATRQYIDALLEQSYRHLFGPTATPEQPRKHEVVSIARLKGMLGEYLKESDLAQIKEAFQFSDEAHLGQYRQSGQPYITHPVAVAEICAEWKLDAQSIMAALLHDVMEDQGVTKAELAERFGPKVAELVDGLSKLDKMEFRSREEAQAESFRKMLLAMARDVRVILVKLADRLHNMRTLGVTSTEKQRRVARETLDIYAPIAHRLGLNNTYRELQDLSFANYHPRRYAVLDKAVKAARGNRREVVGKILDAVEKALKDGEVSADVFGREKTLFSIYTKMQEKQLSFSQVLDVYGFRVVVESNAQCYLALGVLHALYKPVPGKFKDYIAIPKVNGYQSLHTTLVGPFGTPIEFQIRTRRMHEIAEAGVAAHWLYKNGGADMNDVQKHAHQWLQSLLDIQSETGDSTEFLEHVKIDLFPDAVYVFTPKARIMALPRGATALDFAYSVHSDLGNQCVAVKINNELLPLRTELKNGDIVEVITAPYSKPNPVWLGFVRTGKARSAIRHYLKTMRFAESVQLGERLVEQALKGYGLTMSEISPETWDKLAQWTGNKDRQDIFADIGLGRRVAAVMAKRLAVLSSGKEGENDDSPDDPDSPRPGDENVGPPVLITGTEGMSVQFSACCRPIPGDAIMGYIGIGLGMAIHTTDCPVARRVHRKDPTRWIDVAWAPQPGRLFDVGIKVLVHHNRGVFSRVAADITASDANIVHIGMDEVVPDESATLRFLIQVSDRVHLANVMRRIRVNPDVMRVARERPSERHQEEIHANHAMRVARERGNY, encoded by the coding sequence ATGAGTCATGCGAAATCACCGGCCGCGTCCATCGCTGCGGATGAACCCAAAGCGGGGGAGCCCAAGCCCGAGCGAAAGAAGAAAAAGGGCGAGAGCGCCACACGACAGTACATCGATGCGCTGCTAGAGCAGTCCTACCGGCACCTGTTCGGTCCGACGGCAACGCCTGAGCAGCCACGCAAGCACGAGGTCGTCTCGATCGCCCGTCTGAAGGGCATGCTTGGGGAATACCTCAAGGAAAGCGACCTCGCGCAAATCAAGGAAGCCTTCCAGTTCAGCGACGAAGCCCACCTGGGGCAATATCGTCAGAGCGGACAGCCTTACATTACCCATCCCGTCGCCGTTGCCGAGATTTGTGCCGAGTGGAAGCTCGATGCGCAGTCGATCATGGCCGCGTTGCTGCACGACGTGATGGAAGACCAGGGGGTGACTAAAGCCGAACTCGCCGAGCGATTCGGACCGAAGGTTGCGGAACTGGTCGACGGCTTGTCGAAACTCGACAAGATGGAGTTTCGAAGCCGGGAAGAAGCGCAAGCCGAGAGCTTTCGCAAAATGTTGCTGGCGATGGCGCGCGATGTGCGCGTCATTCTCGTCAAGCTGGCGGACCGCCTGCACAACATGCGCACGCTGGGTGTCACCTCGACGGAAAAGCAGCGCCGTGTGGCGCGTGAAACGCTCGACATCTACGCGCCCATCGCGCACCGTCTCGGTCTGAACAATACGTATCGCGAGCTTCAGGATCTGAGCTTCGCGAATTACCACCCGCGCCGTTATGCCGTGCTCGACAAGGCCGTGAAGGCCGCGCGCGGCAATCGGCGCGAAGTGGTGGGCAAGATTCTCGACGCCGTTGAGAAGGCGCTCAAAGACGGCGAGGTGAGTGCCGACGTCTTTGGCCGCGAGAAGACGCTCTTCAGCATCTACACCAAGATGCAGGAAAAGCAGCTCTCGTTCTCGCAGGTGCTGGACGTGTACGGCTTCCGTGTCGTCGTCGAATCGAATGCACAGTGCTATCTCGCGCTTGGTGTGCTTCACGCGCTCTACAAGCCGGTGCCCGGCAAGTTCAAGGATTACATCGCCATTCCGAAGGTCAACGGCTATCAGTCGTTGCACACGACGCTCGTTGGTCCCTTCGGCACACCGATCGAATTTCAGATTCGCACGCGCCGCATGCACGAGATCGCGGAAGCGGGCGTGGCCGCGCACTGGCTATACAAGAACGGCGGCGCGGACATGAACGACGTGCAGAAGCACGCGCATCAGTGGCTCCAGTCGCTGCTCGACATCCAGAGCGAGACCGGCGACTCCACGGAATTCCTCGAACACGTCAAGATCGACCTGTTCCCCGACGCCGTCTACGTCTTCACGCCCAAGGCGCGCATCATGGCGCTGCCGCGCGGCGCGACGGCGCTCGACTTCGCATATTCGGTCCACAGCGATCTGGGCAACCAGTGCGTGGCCGTCAAGATCAACAACGAATTGCTGCCGCTTCGCACCGAGTTGAAGAACGGCGACATCGTGGAAGTCATTACCGCGCCGTATTCGAAACCGAACCCCGTGTGGCTCGGCTTCGTGCGCACCGGCAAGGCGCGTTCGGCCATTCGTCATTACCTCAAGACGATGCGCTTCGCCGAGTCGGTGCAGCTTGGCGAGCGTCTGGTCGAGCAGGCGCTCAAGGGCTATGGCCTGACGATGAGCGAGATTTCGCCGGAGACGTGGGACAAGCTCGCGCAATGGACCGGCAACAAGGATCGTCAGGATATCTTTGCGGACATCGGGCTGGGGCGTCGCGTGGCGGCCGTCATGGCCAAGCGCCTTGCGGTGCTCTCCTCGGGCAAGGAAGGCGAGAACGACGATAGCCCGGACGATCCGGATTCACCGCGTCCGGGCGACGAGAACGTCGGGCCGCCGGTGCTCATCACCGGCACGGAAGGCATGTCGGTGCAGTTCTCGGCGTGTTGCCGCCCGATTCCCGGCGACGCCATCATGGGGTACATCGGCATCGGCCTCGGCATGGCGATTCACACGACGGACTGCCCGGTTGCGCGCCGCGTTCATCGCAAGGACCCGACTCGCTGGATCGATGTGGCGTGGGCGCCGCAACCGGGCCGTTTGTTCGACGTCGGCATCAAGGTGCTCGTGCATCACAACCGGGGCGTGTTCTCGCGTGTGGCTGCCGACATTACGGCTTCCGATGCCAACATCGTGCACATCGGCATGGACGAAGTGGTGCCGGACGAATCGGCAACGTTGCGCTTCCTCATTCAGGTGAGCGACCGTGTGCATCTCGCGAACGTGATGCGCCGTATCCGTGTGAATCCGGACGTGATGCGCGTGGCGCGTGAGCGCCCGAGTGAGCGGCATCAGGAAGAGATCCACGCCAACCACGCCATGCGAGTCGCACGCGAGCGCGGCAATTACTGA
- the hemW gene encoding radical SAM family heme chaperone HemW: protein MSQSALPVQNFLRPCKISLPALPPMSLYVHFPWCVRKCPYCDFNSHEWRGEGGAQAFPEQAYLDALRQDLEQAMPLVWGRPVHTVFIGGGTPSLLSAAGLDRLLSDLRALLPLDADAEITMEANPGTFEADKFRSFRASGINRLSIGIQSFNGEHLKALGRIHDGDEARHAIEIAQANFENFNLDLMFALPNQTLAQCQQDVETAISFAPPHLSLYHLTLEPNTQFHKYPPTVPDDDTAADMQDWIAQRTAAAGYGRYEVSAYAQPHRRAKHNLNYWEFGDYLGIGAGAHSKISFPHRVLRQVRHKHPQRYMETVTEGNAIQEEREVDARDLPFEFMLNALRLTDGVKSELFADRTGLPMAKIARALAAGVEKGLLVDDPQRIAPTALGQRFLNDLQGMFLERDDK, encoded by the coding sequence ATGAGTCAGTCAGCGCTGCCCGTGCAGAACTTCCTTCGGCCCTGCAAGATCAGTCTGCCGGCATTGCCGCCGATGTCGCTGTACGTGCACTTTCCGTGGTGCGTTCGCAAATGCCCGTATTGCGACTTCAATTCGCATGAGTGGCGCGGCGAAGGGGGCGCGCAGGCGTTTCCCGAGCAGGCGTATCTGGACGCATTGCGGCAGGACCTCGAACAGGCGATGCCGCTGGTTTGGGGGCGTCCGGTGCACACCGTCTTCATCGGCGGCGGCACTCCGAGCCTGTTGTCGGCGGCAGGACTGGATCGATTGTTGTCCGATCTGCGCGCCCTGCTGCCGCTCGACGCCGACGCCGAAATCACGATGGAAGCCAACCCCGGCACGTTCGAGGCGGACAAGTTCCGAAGCTTCCGCGCGAGCGGCATCAACCGGTTGTCGATCGGCATTCAGAGTTTCAACGGCGAGCATCTGAAGGCGCTCGGGCGCATTCACGATGGCGACGAAGCCCGTCATGCGATCGAGATTGCACAGGCGAACTTCGAGAACTTCAACCTCGACCTGATGTTCGCGCTGCCCAACCAGACGCTGGCGCAGTGTCAGCAGGACGTGGAAACGGCGATCTCGTTCGCCCCGCCCCATTTGTCGCTGTACCACCTCACGCTCGAGCCGAACACGCAATTCCACAAGTACCCGCCCACCGTGCCGGACGACGACACCGCCGCCGATATGCAGGACTGGATTGCGCAGCGCACCGCCGCAGCCGGTTATGGGCGTTACGAGGTGTCCGCCTATGCGCAGCCGCATCGACGCGCGAAGCACAACCTGAACTATTGGGAGTTCGGCGACTACCTTGGCATTGGCGCAGGAGCGCACAGCAAGATTTCGTTTCCGCATCGCGTGCTGCGTCAGGTGCGTCACAAGCATCCGCAGCGATACATGGAGACGGTGACCGAGGGCAATGCGATTCAGGAAGAACGCGAGGTCGATGCCCGCGATCTGCCGTTCGAGTTCATGCTCAACGCCTTGCGTCTGACCGATGGCGTGAAGAGCGAACTTTTCGCCGATCGCACGGGTTTGCCGATGGCGAAAATCGCCAGGGCGCTTGCTGCCGGCGTCGAAAAGGGGCTGCTCGTCGACGACCCGCAACGCATCGCCCCCACGGCGTTGGGGCAACGCTTTCTCAACGACCTGCAAGGGATGTTTCTGGAGCGCGACGACAAGTAA
- the rdgB gene encoding RdgB/HAM1 family non-canonical purine NTP pyrophosphatase has protein sequence MAMQKIVLASNNPGKLREFASLFEPLGIELVPQGMLGVSEAEEPHVTFIENALTKARHAAAATGLPALADDSGLCVPILGGAPGVYSARYAARAGREKSDAANNRHLIEQLAPHADTPGYRDAYYFAALVLVRHAQDPQPIIAEGRWDGEIVDDARGAHGFGYDPHFLIRSLNQTAAELDPAVKNAHSHRARALRVLLEKLGREA, from the coding sequence ATGGCCATGCAGAAAATCGTGCTGGCCTCGAATAATCCGGGCAAGCTGCGCGAGTTCGCCTCGCTGTTCGAACCGCTCGGCATCGAACTCGTGCCGCAGGGCATGCTCGGCGTGTCCGAGGCCGAGGAGCCTCACGTCACCTTCATCGAGAACGCGTTGACCAAGGCCCGCCATGCGGCCGCCGCCACCGGCCTGCCCGCGCTCGCCGACGACTCCGGGCTGTGCGTGCCGATCCTGGGCGGTGCGCCCGGTGTCTATTCCGCGCGCTACGCCGCACGCGCCGGACGCGAAAAGTCGGATGCCGCGAACAACCGTCACCTGATCGAACAGCTCGCGCCGCACGCAGACACGCCCGGCTACCGTGACGCCTACTACTTCGCCGCGCTCGTGCTCGTGCGTCACGCACAGGACCCGCAGCCGATCATCGCGGAAGGCCGCTGGGACGGCGAAATCGTCGACGACGCACGCGGAGCGCATGGCTTCGGCTACGACCCGCACTTCCTGATCCGCTCGTTGAATCAGACGGCCGCCGAACTCGACCCTGCCGTGAAAAACGCTCACAGTCACCGGGCGCGCGCGTTGCGTGTCCTGCTCGAAAAGCTGGGACGGGAGGCGTAA